TGCTCCCCCCTTGCAAATGGACAACCAAATGTTTTCAGGGAGTTTGCTGCGTGATGTTTTTGTTGAACaaaatctttctgctttgaATAAGCACATCTTTCCGTGTTTTTTGGGTACTGTGGTGACTTCTTCCGTAGCCTTTTCTTCTTGCATGTGAATGGTACGTGTTTGGGGAAACTTGTAACCGTTGTTGATCGCATATCATCTTCTTAAGGTTTGGGTTTTACTTTTCATGCTAcatgtattaaaagaaaaagacttgagaattaaaaatatatcaacCCTATGCATCTCAGATGTCATGTCTCTACCAGAGCTAAATGAGCCACCTGTGTTGCGGGCTTTCAACCGGCCCTCATTCACATTTAAGTTATTTCAGTGCTATTGCTCTTAATTTTGGTCGCAGATCCTCTATTGTTCTGATGCAAGtgtaatttttcctttctgtattttaacaaTTCTTTTACCGcttctcccccttttctttccctttccccttttcctttttcctctgtttttcttgtctttaaaCTCCAGCCGGCCGGGTAAGGCCAGTCCCTCCCGCCCCGAGAGCCCAAAACCACCATTTGACATGTAGGCTGCTCCCTCTGAGACTCTTTGCCTGCCTCTTAGCTGTTCTGTCCCGGAATGGTCTCACTCGAATGTCACACatggcttgttttgtttgtactttgtgacacacacgtatCGGATGTGACTGTAGTGAAactgtttggttgttttttctttcttcccggCTGCTTAAATGAGTATATTGTAGTAATGAGAAACATATCGTTACTGTTATAaatatctataaatatatatatatataagatgaaaaaaaaatctatatgtCCAGGTGTTTAAAGCCATTTGTGCTTCCATGTGGATTTTAGGAAATACTTAAgtagggaaaaaatatatatatacatatatatacacacacacatccaaaAAATTAACCAAATCCTGATGCTGAGTTCTTGAGCTGGTTGTTAAATTCTCTGCGGTGTGCAGTTGGGTTGTTGTATTACCCCGGCCCTGTGGGTGAACTGTCTCAGTGCTGGTAGTAGCTGTGATGCAGTTTGTGATCTACCTGTCACTCTTGTTTATTGGATGAAATAAACTATCATTTCTGTATAATGAAGGCCTCCATGGCTAGAATAAAACCATCTctttctcttgctctttctcTGGGTGATTTTCAAGCTGTGTTTAATTTATAACCTAATCTTTTCATCCTGTAGGGCTTAAAAAGCTGTTCATGCAAGCAGGTGCTGTCCCTGGTAGGGAAGGTGGAGCAGATGTGCatgggcagctgcagcagaaccAAACAGCTTGTGGGATGTGCAAGTTTAACTCCCTCCATTGCAAGGAAAATGCACGGAGGCACTTCAGTGACAACACAGCGAAGGTGGGAGTTTTGCACACAGAATTGCTTGGTTCTTAACAGGTATTTTTGCCCAGGTGTTGGTGGAACACACGAGCAGTGGCTGAATTGTGGTTTCTCTGTCAAGCAGTGGCTGAAGCGCAGTCTAACACGTGGCCAGCTCCTACTTGGAAGTTGCTTTTAGGCTGAAGTGGGATTTCTGCCCCAATATAAACGGGGTAAACCTGTTCCTACTGTTTCTGTGCCAAAACAGTGTGGTGGGTTATGGACCATGGTCACTCCTCACAGTGACAACCACATTTATTTGTAATTCCTGAATTTCACGCTGTTGTCCCAATGATTGCAACTGATTCCTTCAGCCCCTGTGCAGGGAGAGACCAGGAGCACCGGGCTTCCTGACTTAAATCACTGTGATATTGGTGCCTGATTTAGCCCTGAGCGATGTGCCTGTGGTACTTGTGGAATCTTTAATAGGCTGAAAATCACCAGGATCTGATTCATGGTAGATACTGGTGAGGGCTGAGTGAATGGAGCAGATCTCTGGTGCTTCCTTCCCGCGTGTATTCTGGTGATCTCTGTCTTGCCTGTTTCTATGGGTTGTAACTTGTGCAACTGAGGTAACAACCATCGCTTGCCCTACCctgtcctgttttttttctccttgcttggAACTGTTCCTTCTGTCCCTGGTGTTAGATATTCTTTAACAAccctatatatattttttcaagtaGGTTTTAGAGCATTATTTACAGAACTGGAAACCTCTAATCTGCTCCAGTTTGAAGCGATTGTGTGTCAGCTGAACAGCAGCTCCAGTAAAGGTGGGGTTAGGGAAACACTGGGTAAAAACTGATCTGATCCTGGACTCTAGATGTGAAACACCAGCCAAGAGAAATGTCTCAGGCTTGCCAGCAGCCTCTCTACAAGCAAACATTCCTGAAAGCAAAGCGATGCCAGGGcagatgtttttattaaataatttgtcTGTCACTTTTCTGGCCAAATTTCAAGGTGCTCTGTGCAGAAGAAATACATCTAGTCAGTGTCTATCTGAATGAGtttattcagaaagaaaatctgtaacAGTATTAAGTCACCTCTGCAACAGATCACAGACCTTCACTGGTCTTGTCTCCTTCACAGTACTAGAGCAGAACATCCAATAAATATTGTCCATTTATAATAATGCTCTGTATTAAATCATAGCCCTGCCACACTTAATTATGATACAGGTTTATGGTGTAAACCCTGGAAAAGGCTTAGTCTGTCTTCAAGGAATATACAGCATTTTACACTGATACACTATGTACACAAGCCCTGCGTCACTTGTGTTGTGCCAGTACCAGACAAGACGAATGCCATTCAGATGAATGGAGTTCAAAAACCAGCTTCCATCTTCCCTGGTGGGTTCCAGGAGAGCAGGGCTTGTTCTGTGAATGCTTTTTTCAGTTGTATATGGAAACATCAAGATGAACCgtataaaacaaaaccaaaacacacacttcATCTGCTTCGGTACAGAAGAAATGAGTAGTTTCTCTCCTTGTTGTTGACAACCCCCAAACTTGATGTTGTGTTCCTGCCTCTGGTTGCACAGCTGTGATGGTCAGATCCCTTAAACCTCCCTTGTGGTTCTCCTGAAAGCTCCATTGCTGACACCAACCACTGTAAGAACAGGCACTTCTTGCCTGAAATGCAAGTTTTGGCGCAGGATTTCCACATGCAGGTCACTGCACCACCTGTACACCCAAGGGATTTGCTACTTCACGGAAATTTAAGTGATGGAGAACTAGAACCCCCGGAGTCCAgaaattcaaaacaaagcatGTTTATTAAGTGGTTTCCTTTTACTTATTTctcccatttttttaaaataaataaaaccttcaGACACATACAAGTGAAACACATCCTTCAAAGTGCAGTTACAGTTCCATCCCACTCCCAAGAATCACATAAAGCTTTGTCAAGTAACCAAAAAGCCTCCAAAGGCCACCctcagtcccttccccagcaaCAAGAATAAACGGGGCTGTAGTGCTGCCCAGCTCAGCTGTTCACAACCAACAAGGCTGGTTTTGGATAAGGTAGCAAGAGTCAGGCTGCAGAACAAAGTGGGAAGTTTAAAGATACGTAGTATGAAATAAACCAAACCTGTTTAGAGTCCAAAGAGTCCGTTACCAGAATAAGTTAGTTACTTTGGGAGCCCTGGAAGGGAGCAGGCTGATGAGAGTCATAGCGATGGATCAGAACCACTGCTGGCAGCAAATCTGGGACAAGGGATTAAAGTCATTTTGCACAAAGTCATGAAATCACCTGGCCCAGGTGaagtgccagcagcagctgcctccccGGGTTAGTTCGAGTCTGCCTGCACTCCAAGCACACCAAGTaccagaagaaagaagagaaagggaggatGAGGTCTGATGCTCAAATTCCATCTGTGCAATCCGTCTTTCCTCatgtctttaaaaatctgttatgACCAAGGGCACTGAGCAGAGGTATGGGCACGTACGAGTCAGTTAAGTCTTTTCAGGCTTATAGAAAATTGCTGTAAATAAGACTTAGTGCCCCTTAAACTACCATGATTTTGACCTCATCGTTCTCATCAGCACGGTAGAAGAAGGGAATGCAGGGGTTTTCCAGCAGGGGGCCCAGCCTCTCCTGAGGGTTCTGCATTTCTCTGAGAAGCTgcattatttgcttttctgtgggGTCCACTTGGCTTGGCTGAGCAGCTTTACCGTCAATAGGGGAGAAACCGGATTGGTGAAGAACAGCAGCCTCTTGTTCTGCTTCATTGGATAAACTCACTTCTCGTAACCCTGCAAGGAACAGAGACAAGGCAGGCAGGTGACTCTTCCCATCCCCGCACAACAGCAAGACCTCCGATTCCTCTGTTGTACAGAACTTGTCCTGGCTGCGCTTACCTTCTCCATCTGTAGCATTCAGTTCAATGCGCCTCTCCACCGCAAGGACACTTTCATTCTGGGTTGCCAACAGTTCTGGGTTTTGAGCAGCTGCTACGTACTTGCTGTACCATTCATTTCTTTCCCTGACCAGACGCATCACTAAATCCTGTAGTTCCAGTAGTTTCACCTGCACCAAAGTAAAGGAAAGCCTATGAGCCACGCACACAAACAGAACATGACAGTTTGCAGTCACAAAATTAGCAAATTCAAAGTAAAGCTAGCAGAAGAACAACACATGAAGGTttgggctgtgccagtgcgCCCCTGGCCTGCCCTGCTTGGAGTACTAGAGAAAAGATTCCTTGCCTTCATCTCTTCCTTGTCCTGAGCCAGTCTGCTGATAtactcctccttctcctggtgCCGCTGTTTGAGGATAGCCCTTTGACTCTGGTACAATGCAATATATTCCCCTGGAATACAAGAGAAGCATCAGGAGTGTTAGCAAGATTGGGCTACACGCCTTACGGTGAGCACAGAACTATGTGGCATGAGGATCCAGCAAATGCAACCCTGGCCTGGAGATGTGGCTAGTTAGGTAGCAGTAGGAGACCTGAACTGCTTGGTAGCTGGAGGGCTCCAGCGCCAAAAGCTGTAGGAGACCTTCTGTTCCCCAAAGAATAATGCACTGAGCAAGCTTTAGCTTGTGCTGGTGTCGCCTGAACGTACCAATGGTGTCCGTCTCCCCAGACAGCTGTATGCAGCGATGTTCTAACTCTTCCAACCGTTCCTTCAGATCAGCCTTCTCACGCATCAGCTCTGTGAAACGGGACTGAACGCAAAAATTGGTATCAATCATCTGAACTGCTCATGTACAGAGACCACCTGTGTTAAACACATCACCCTCCACTGACACTGCTCTGAGCCCGGGGAACAAATCTTGCTGCCTTCACAACTTGTCTCCAATTCACTGCTAACAAGGAACAGAGGAGCAACCTAGAGAAGGTGTAAAAAGTCTTATCTGCATTTTGGGAAGCAGAAGGGCAGATAAACTGCTTTTTAACCTTCTCGTTGCTGGGACAGCGCAGCTCTGGTCATGCTCACCTCCAAGACTGCAGACCACCTGCTTCGTCccagcagggtcaggatattcagtctgtttttcagctatttctttagaaaaacacCCCAGCTCAGTGTCAGACCCTTATACTCAGAGTCTGTGACAGGGGTGGGCGGGGAGTTACTGCTGCAAGATTTACTGTGCCCAGGCACGCAGTGATAAGCTTTTTAGGAAGTACTTACTATTATGGAACATCTGCTACTTATTCCCCTACAATCTGTCTGTTAGTCTGACACTAGGTAAAGTCAGGCAGAGCAGCGGGActgaaaggagaggagattctTTGCTTACCTGTAGTTTCTCCATGGCAGTTTTCAAAGCCTCATGAACCTCCACTGGAACAGTATCCACAGTGGAACCTGGAAGGGACATGTGTCATTTACAGTTGCTCCTTGGGCACGATGCACTCACAGAACCTGTAGCTCTGTTTCAGGGAGACCAGTGCAGCTGGCCAAGGCGTGACCCCAAAGTCACACTGTCCCCAAACTGCACCAAAGTTTTACCTTCACCCAGCATGACATGATGTTGCTGCTCCTGCCTAAGAGCTGCTATTTGCTCCAGGAGGTTTCTGCACTGCAGCTTCTGAGCAGCCAGCTGCTGCCTCATGTCTTCTCGCTCCTTCTCCACTTGGGACATGGCGGATGTCAAGAACGCGACCTAGGAAGAATTCCAGAGTGTGCACATGAGTGCTGCTCCTGAGTGAAGCATGGTCAGTGGTGCATCTTGGGACAAAGTAACCGTTTACCCCATTTTCTATATGTTTGTTTAGAACTAAAACCAAAGGCTTCTCTGCCCATTAAGACTCACCATTTCTTCATGGCTTTCAAACTTCTCTGGGATCACAAATGAAGATTTTTGGATTTCTTCAGTCATTGTTTCACTTTCAACTCCGTCTCCTGTAAAAGGAGGAAGGTGAACAAAGAGGTAATACCCCAGAGAGCCCAGCTCCGTCTCCTCCCTggagctcagctgcagctgctcaccATCCAGTCGGTGCAAAATCCTGCCGTCCAGGTCTGCTGCCAACTGACTGATCTGGGCCTGCAGCTCCTTGTTCTCCTTAGCTACAGCTTCCAGACTTTCCTGcgagagagcagcagcagagcactgaaacCAGCACATGACAGACTGCAAACAATCACTACATCTTCAGGCACTAGCACcacgcacacaaaaaaaaacccagtgctTCTGCTCCAGACAAGCATCATTCACCTGTGTTGCACAGGATGTaatcacaaaatcatagaaCAGCCCAGCTTGGGGCTgttaaagatcatctggtccaacctttcacTTAATTAATACTTCAAGTAGTTAAGcacttttcctcccttctttccacttGTCTCTTTTTACTGTTACCTTGGTCTGCTGCAGCTCTTTCAGGTGCATTTCCACTGTCACCTTCCCCTGGACCTCCTCATGCTGTAGCCGATCCATGAGCTGTGTCTGCAGCAAGAACTGCTTGTGCAGCTCCTCCTTCTCGGCAGCCAGCTGCTGGTACGCCAGCACGTACTGCTGGAGGTGCCCGTAGTACTGGTCCCGCTGCTCCTGCAGACCCCgagcctcctgtgttttcaGTTCCAGCTGACACAACAAGATCGAACCATCACATCAAACCATTTCTGCCAGAAAAGCTGATCTGTGTGACACGATCCAAACTGTCAACTTTGCCCGAAAGCCACCAACTAGGCAGGCAGCCACCATCTGTCCCCACATGCTGGTCCCCCACATCAGACAGCAGACGATGGGGGAAGGCTCCCAGCTCGATCGTTACAATACCAATTTCCATCCTTCCCTCTAAGCTTGGAAAGTCGCCAGCAGTTTGCATCAACTGCTGTGTACCTGCCATGCCACCCCACCGGCTGTTCTTACCGTCTCTTTGAGCTCCCCCAGGTTCTCTTGCAGCTGCCCAAGCTTCTTGGCCAGCTCCTTCTTTACATGTTGCTCCGACTGTAGGGCACTTGTAACCTCCATGTTTTCATTTGTCTGCAAGACAAGTACCACTGTATAAGGAAATTGGCCCAACCAACGTTAATGTATACTCTCAATAAACCATGTTCATTCCCAATACATCAGGGTGCCATCCCTTGTTTTGGCCTGGGGTGTGACTAAAGGCCATAAATTGACCGTTCAGGACAGTAAATAACTTATAAAAACATTCAGAAGAtgggagaagagcaagggaagAGCCAAGGGAATCAGTGCTGGGACAGTGCCAAGAAGAGGCTGGCATGTCACACAGCCTGTCAGCTCCAAAGCAGATGGGGGGCATGAATAACCCAAACAttcaaaaacaagcaaatgagTTCAGAAAGGActaaagaaaaatctgcagCTAGACCATGTGTCAGTTTGCCAGGGCCCCAAACGGAAAGCTGTTACACTGGAAGAACAAGCAAGAGTAAGGACTCGGGTCCAGGACGGATAAcaaggacagcagcaggagagaagACTGCTGAGAACTTCTTCCTCACGGGCAAATACAGCGATCAGAAAACAGGTATCTTCAAGGGTAAGAGGGCAGGAAAAATACTTGGGGAAAGAAACAGGGAatgaggggggaaaagaaaCTGGACAAAGATATTGGTTCATCTGCCAGAGCACCTGAGGGAGTAAGGAATTAACAGGGAACCTCCTGGCGTGGCAATACGAATCACAGATGATGGAGCACCCGTGGCCTCAGAGGACAAGAGACATGCTTCTGCCAGTTTTTTATGTCTCTGCTACAAAAGGATTGCACCAAGAAGTGGGAAAAGAAGCTCGAAAGAGACATACCAGTTTGACAAACCCATTCTGCAGCTCAGCCAGCTGCTCCTTCAGCTCCCGATTTTGGCTCAGTGCCCTACTGATGGTGACCTTGTCACTCTGCATGTCCTCCAGGATCCGCTGTCTGTCCAAGGACTCCTCGTTGTAGCGCTGCACAGCCTTCTCGAGCTCCAGCAgccgctcctcctgctcccgGTTGAGGTGGCTCAGCTGCTCGTTGTCCCGGACCTGGGCCTGGTACTGCCCGTGCAATTGGTCCTTCTCTTGCTGCAGCCGCTGGATCTCTTCCTGCAGACTCAGCTCAGTTTCTGTGGGCCCTGCTGGTGGGGAAGGCTCGATATCCATGGGCTTAACTGCTGGGGAAGCGCAATCAAAAGCAGCTCAGTCAAAGGGCTAAATCACTGTGTAATACACAACACTATCACATACACAAACCACACCCCAACCTATAGGGCTCTGTGACCCAGAAGGTATCACCAGCTACAGTATCCAGCCTCACTGCGGGGTGTCGAGAGGAACGAAGGAGCAGAAGTACCCAAAACCAAGCACAGTGTCCTGCCATGTGCTGCTGACTCCCTCCCAGCCCTAGCGAGAGCACCCCACCTTCCCAAAGTCCGGGGCTGGAGAGCCTGACAGTGCAGTCAGGTGGGTGCTAAAGACACAACCAGTCTGCTGCTCAATTAGCTGCAGCAGCTCATTTGCTGTTTGTTAGGACAACAGGTTTCTTAGGGTCACCAAGCTCTCAGCTGCCTTCACGGCTTCAGAGCATCCAACCTACTTGCACCTCGTGTGCAGAAGTAACCAGCTGGTGCTCTGCAGCGCAAAGCCCCACTTTGGAAGCCCTACCTGATTTGCTCAGCAGCTCTGTAACATTGGCTTCCAGCTCCCGAATTTGGGCCATatgctgctccttctcctgtGCCATGGTGTGGACCTGCAAGGCCACACAAGTGAAAGTTACATAGTTACAGTGAGTTAACTCCTGCCTGTGTTTGTCAAAAGCAGGTGTGATACTGCCCCTGATGTTACCTGCTCAGACAGCAGCTGTACCCGCTGCTGCCAAATGCTCTGCTCCTCCTTCAGTTTCTCTACATACcgatctctctctgcctggagCTGGTGAAGTGACTCCGAGAGCTGTtcaaaacacaataaaacacAACATCATATTGGCCAAATAAATTTGGCTGTGACTGCTTAAGGGACAAAGGTTGAAGAAACCAGTGTTAATGCAAAGCTCAGGCTGCGTTCTTCTGCCACACAAGTCTCATTACAGAAGATTTGGGCCGTATCTCACACAACCTCTTACCTGAGCAATGTGGGTTTCCAGACTCGCCTTCTCCTCCAGTGCCATTTGCATCTGCTGGTTTGCATCCAGACTCCCTGCCTGGCTTGAGAACTGCCAACAAAAAGTCAAAAAGTTATGGCAAAATGCTAATACTCAATTTCTAAGTAGCCTTTCTCCTGATAGTAACCTGCCACATAGTCCATGTTGTAACTTTCTACAGTTTAAAGTGCTCAAACTCATGCTGAAgatgaatgaaacaaaaaaagcttaGATTTTAGTCCTATAAAACCTGCTGATCTGGGCAGCTCCCCCCTAACAATtctatatttactttttttttttttttttttaattaagaaaatgcaCTTTAATCAAATCGTTTGACTCAGAAACTTTGTGCATTTTCAGAGTCTGTATTGTACAGCCAGATCAGATGGTATAAAAACTTGTGACCTTAAAGACTGTCAAACATGTCAGGAATGTAAAGCCAAAGTCTGGAACATGTCAGTGGACTAAGTAGCAAGGCTGGTTCAGTGAGACACAGTGCTCTGGGCTCTATTTAAAGGGTAACTTAAGCCACTGccaggagggaagggggaagaaaaaaactaaaaaagcgcagttttttcccctcacaggTTCACCTGAACGCCAGACTTGCTCTCTGAACTAACAGCTGCCTTCACACGTTCCCTTTCTAACTGGCTGATTCTCTTGATTTTCCCCTGCTGACCTTCCAGTTGCCATTGTCCAATTCATCACCTTCTGCTGGGGTGAGTACAAACACCACCCCTGCTCAACTGGTTTCTCAATGAGACTGCACAAGAACCAAGTAACCAAAATGCTGAACAAACAGGAAGAGTCACCGTATTTTCATACTTTGTGTGTTCAGCCACCCTCTCACCTTCTATAACATGTTTCAGCAGACCAGTGTCACAATGTCTTTAAATGTACTGCTCCAACTCCTTAAAATACAGACTTTCTGTTCCTAGAGGCCTCACTGAAAGCCTTTTACTAAGAGGATGTCTTGATGGGATTTTGCGCCTTCCTTTAAGAGCAAGAGTTACGTTTTGCCCCCACTGTCAGAAGCGAAGTCTTAGATGGATCAGTGTGATCTGCCCTCTCATCCCAGCAGTATTATGGTTACCTGCTGAATCATCAGTTCTGCCATTTCCAGTTTCTTATGCAAATCCTCCATATCCAACTTCATAGCCGAATTCTGGGAAACTAGGGAATGGACCTTCTCTGACAGCTCCGagttctgctgctttatttCCTCGCTACTTTtgctaaaacaagcaaacaaaaaattcaaGTGGCATCACTATACGTACTATGGGTCTGCTGATGCCCACGTCATAAATTTACAATGTAGTGCATCATAGCAgctagaatcacagaaacatcaCATCTAGtgacttttgttttaattcaataTCCAACCTCCCAAGTCACCACCTGTGGTCTGTGTCCCTTGTTATGTTTTGTGGCTCTGCTGAGCACTGTTACTCTGCAGTAATACGCAGAATGGACTTACGTTCGTTTGTACAGTTCCAGTTTCAGGTTGTCTCGCTCCTTCACTAACTCTTTATTATGCTGGGGAGAAAGGAAATTATTGATTAATCTACAGACTTCAGCCAAACAAGTAAGATGttcaaaaaatacttcatttcacCTCTAGCAGATCAACTAAAGTGGAAAAGGCCATAACTTCGGCAAAATCCTCAGGACAGGTTTGCTTAGAACCTCCTGAATTTGCCAGGAATAAGTCTGCTCAGTCTTTTCAAATGTGATGCTACTAACTGAACGTGAGGTTATTTCTGCAAACTTCTGGATGAATATCAAGACTGAAGTGTCTGTTTGATGGAGAACTGCCTGGGACAAGGTCTCACTGAGGCTTCTGTCATGTGGAGCTGGCAAGACTAATGATGGAGGTGCCAGATCTGAAGGCAGCAACTGGACCATATAATTAGTGGTCACAGAAACCTGAATGAAGTTTGCCTTGATCATGGAGAATACAGGGCTTTACAAGGTTAATTAACAATTAACGAGGTTAATTTCTGCCTCTTCTCTAAGCAGGGACTGCAGACGTTGTAGTAGTGTAGTGACAGGCAAATAGCcaaaagcagagctgctggttAAGCATAAACAGAGGTGACTCTTACCTTCTCTGACTGCTTTTGCTGCATAGAGATGGAGGACAAAGTACGTTCTAGCTCCGACACCCTCTGGCGAGATGAATGCAGACGAGCAGCAAGGCTTTCAGCTTCTCCTGAACAAGTCAGAGCAGAATCAGTTGACGCCAGACCACAAATTACTTTTTGGAACTGGCTGAACAGAACTTTCGACTTCGTCAACAAGCTCTTAAGGCAGCACAGAGCTTTCTAAGTGAGACCTGGTTCCACTCCTGGCTCTACAGGTGAAtcaccagcagctctgagcagtAAAGCTCTCTGTAACTACTGTCCTCACTTTTAGAGGGAGATGATGAAACTTCCTTTGCAGAAGAACAGACAATGTGTTGtctggttggttttttttcctaatcgaGTCAATTGCTCAAACTTAATTCAGAACAAAAGGCTCAAGTAAAACCTACCTAAGCATGACAGCTGTGTgggagggagggcagagaaaagggaacaaagttttaaaagcATCAGAAGCAAGTCAGAAAGGAACTGTCTGGGGTAGACACCAGGCCCAAATGGGGCTGACAAGGCTTTAGTGATGCACAAAGAACCTCAACGGCCATGGGATCATCATGCTCCCATTTGGGGGCAGCGATGATGACAGAAGCAGTGACAGTGCCAAGTGTTGCTCAGCAGGGAGTCGGTGAGTGTTGTGAGCTGGCTGCCAGCAACCGTCACACCCGTGACTTCAAACCCACAGTTTAACCAGCAGCTTGAGCCGGAGCGCTCACAGTCCATTACCTGATTTCTGCCGCGCGGCTTGTTGAGTATGTCCAAGGGCTGTCTGCAACTCCGACTTCTCAGAGACTAGAATTCCAATAGTCTGAATATGAACctttgggaaaggaaaatcAGCTCAGCACAAAACTTCTTTGCTTGTAAATGCAACATCACTGATGCCACAAAGAGGATAATGCAGTAAAGGGAAAGAGCTCTTGCAGTTCAGTGCAGTCTGGCTGACTGACTCTCCCAGTCTTCTGAAGGAATGGACTCATGTGGCTTCCAGAATGAAGACTGTGAGTGGTCAGTAATCCAGAGAACAGCAGAAGCCAGGTGGCATTACTGTAACACAGCCTCTGCCTTACCTGTAGCTGTTCCCTCAGTGCTGCTTGCTCTTTAGAAAATTTCTGTTCAAActccttcttttcctgtatAAACAAATGACGCCTATTCAGCACAAAAATGTTAATAGTTAACCCTTGTTGGCTTACATCAGACTAAAAAAACAGTGATTCA
This region of Columba livia isolate bColLiv1 breed racing homer chromosome 19, bColLiv1.pat.W.v2, whole genome shotgun sequence genomic DNA includes:
- the GOLGA2 gene encoding golgin subfamily A member 2 isoform X10, whose translation is MADGSRQSRLAAAKKKLKEYQQKNNLGATAETKKKRKTKEGGRPDTPTSDDRQSPENIQNILKVLVSDLNRSNGVAIPPLDKRKAYFDSDVAPRNAEQLATDVPVLSNSNTLPSCGSVLPAPGSMQLTQAREDEDDHKNALDETRSFSSTESLRQLSEQLNGLVSQSTSYVNGESAVSSTNIKEMETRYQELAVALDSSNLTNKQLVTKIEELVHIQTIGILVSEKSELQTALGHTQQAARQKSGEAESLAARLHSSRQRVSELERTLSSISMQQKQSEKHNKELVKERDNLKLELYKRTKSSEEIKQQNSELSEKVHSLVSQNSAMKLDMEDLHKKLEMAELMIQQFSSQAGSLDANQQMQMALEEKASLETHIAQLSESLHQLQAERDRYVEKLKEEQSIWQQRVQLLSEQVHTMAQEKEQHMAQIRELEANVTELLSKSVKPMDIEPSPPAGPTETELSLQEEIQRLQQEKDQLHGQYQAQVRDNEQLSHLNREQEERLLELEKAVQRYNEESLDRQRILEDMQSDKVTISRALSQNRELKEQLAELQNGFVKLTNENMEVTSALQSEQHVKKELAKKLGQLQENLGELKETLELKTQEARGLQEQRDQYYGHLQQYVLAYQQLAAEKEELHKQFLLQTQLMDRLQHEEVQGKVTVEMHLKELQQTKESLEAVAKENKELQAQISQLAADLDGRILHRLDGDGVESETMTEEIQKSSFVIPEKFESHEEMVAFLTSAMSQVEKEREDMRQQLAAQKLQCRNLLEQIAALRQEQQHHVMLGEGSTVDTVPVEVHEALKTAMEKLQSRFTELMREKADLKERLEELEHRCIQLSGETDTIGEYIALYQSQRAILKQRHQEKEEYISRLAQDKEEMKVKLLELQDLVMRLVRERNEWYSKYVAAAQNPELLATQNESVLAVERRIELNATDGEGLREVSLSNEAEQEAAVLHQSGFSPIDGKAAQPSQVDPTEKQIMQLLREMQNPQERLGPLLENPCIPFFYRADENDEVKIMVV
- the GOLGA2 gene encoding golgin subfamily A member 2 isoform X9, with product MADGSRQSRLAAAKKKLKEYQQKNNLGATAETKKKRKTKEGGRPDTPTSDDRQSPENIQNILKVLVSDLNRSNGVAIPPLDKRKAYFDSDVAPRNAEQLATDVPVLSNSNTLPSCGSVLPAPGSMQLTQAREDEDDHKNALDETRSFSSTESLRQLSEQLNGLVSQSTSYVNGESAVSSTNIKEMETRYQELAVALDSSNLTNKQLVTKIEELVHIQTIGILVSEKSELQTALGHTQQAARQKSGEAESLAARLHSSRQRVSELERTLSSISMQQKQSEKHNKELVKERDNLKLELYKRTKSSEEIKQQNSELSEKVHSLVSQNSAMKLDMEDLHKKLEMAELMIQQFSSQAGSLDANQQMQMALEEKASLETHIAQLSESLHQLQAERDRYVEKLKEEQSIWQQRVQLLSEQVHTMAQEKEQHMAQIRELEANVTELLSKSAVKPMDIEPSPPAGPTETELSLQEEIQRLQQEKDQLHGQYQAQVRDNEQLSHLNREQEERLLELEKAVQRYNEESLDRQRILEDMQSDKVTISRALSQNRELKEQLAELQNGFVKLTNENMEVTSALQSEQHVKKELAKKLGQLQENLGELKETLELKTQEARGLQEQRDQYYGHLQQYVLAYQQLAAEKEELHKQFLLQTQLMDRLQHEEVQGKVTVEMHLKELQQTKESLEAVAKENKELQAQISQLAADLDGRILHRLDGDGVESETMTEEIQKSSFVIPEKFESHEEMVAFLTSAMSQVEKEREDMRQQLAAQKLQCRNLLEQIAALRQEQQHHVMLGEGSTVDTVPVEVHEALKTAMEKLQSRFTELMREKADLKERLEELEHRCIQLSGETDTIGEYIALYQSQRAILKQRHQEKEEYISRLAQDKEEMKVKLLELQDLVMRLVRERNEWYSKYVAAAQNPELLATQNESVLAVERRIELNATDGEGLREVSLSNEAEQEAAVLHQSGFSPIDGKAAQPSQVDPTEKQIMQLLREMQNPQERLGPLLENPCIPFFYRADENDEVKIMVV